The DNA window tttgcaaaataattaagcgAGATTAGAGCAAGTTTAATCTTAAGACACACTTGTGTGATACTTTGAGATAAAGTGACTTACTCCACAATTTAAGCACTTAATATGATTATACgaaggaataataaattaaactgtaAGAAATCGGGGAAGGACTTTCTAACTTGCGGAATACGCGtcgcgatataatatatttctaaactcAAAATAAGACAGTTCTCACGGTTAAAGTTAAACGTTACATCTATTGCGATCTatcgattatttctttctcgtgATGTAcacgatttattataatatttataccgaATACAATAATAGCagcaacataaaaatatcttcaacACGCTAAAGACGACACGACGTAATAAGAAACCTTTCGCGATTAAAGAAGAACAGCTTTTCGTTTGAAAGTTCAAGGTATATAAAAACCTACGTTGCTCTTGTATCACGCTATTCTTTCTCTTCGCTCCAGGcaagaagatatttttttaacgaggGGAAAACTTTTCTTGTCTGTGGTGCAACATGGGGAGGATCGCATGTGCCTGATATCGATGGAATGAAATGGTAACCTCGCGGCAATACGAAGGACTCGTTAAAGCGGTCCAAGAAATCGGGAAGAAATTGGAATTCCTGCGGAAACACACTCGGCCTTCCTCACATTCTGCCCTACGAATCTTGGCACGACTATTCGAGCCTTCGTGCACGTTCACCTGCTGAAATTGAGCGCGGATTATAGGTGGTTCGAGGAGATCGCAGTCGTGTACTCTTCAAGTGAGAACGCGACGATATTCTATAGGAAGGGTCCGATCAGCTGATCAGACGAATGAATATTATTCGATGGATATAGAAGAGAGAGATCAAACTATGCGTTTTATGAATCTGATCTTTCcctctaaaatatattctatattgtaaatataaatacatgtatacataggtatacatttttttttcacacacaaatatttatttataaaattcgctaaatatttaaatattttgaattttgaaattctcGCGAAGGCTTATTTCATGATtctttccataagaatcaaataATGGACAAAGGAAggctaatatattcatatatccataaattttgtaattgataaaataaaaataaataaataaaaagcacattgaaaaaatttataaattaattttactatgtattaataaaaagagaatgaattattataaagaagtaaattttttacccACAAATGTTTTTACTGACATAAAGATTCAAGGAATGAGGGAAGCAAGCATGAAAAGAGCAAAGGTGGTATTCACGACATCAACGGTGGGGATTGACGGAACGGAAAGCCCtttttgaaatgaaatatattgttatgatACTGATCAACTAGGAAAGCAGCTGGAAAGAATGTGTCGtgaccttttttttattaatagcacACAAGTGCCACGTGCGCAcgccatttatatatttcagctgttttattattttggttACATTAGTTATGATAAGGCATGATAAGACCCTAcgcataacaaaaaaaatattagaattaaaattaatatcaaatattaagaaaaaaaatttgaaattatatttcaaacgaCGGAATGTAATGGCTCAACAtatgagttaaaaaaaattaaaaataattaatccatACCATTCCATTGCTTAAAGTAAAATTCCAAATtgctttttctaatatttgatatttatatttctattcctaatattttctctattgtgCATAAAtgctttatcattatttataataatataaaatgttaaaagattTGTTATaaccattttttataaatatcatttttttaaatttttatttgattggatgtataaaaagtttctaaagggttgtactttttattaactacagaaaattcttttgtgtgtgacatttataatattatatatttttatgtaacatacGTGAGAATTGCCTTTAGAAAAGGTATTCAGTAATGTTTCAACCAGATGCTGTCATGATATATGAACAAGAGTTATAAGAGTTTTAATGTTGGGCAAATGTTGGAATAACATAGATGTGACTGTTTACATagtaaaataacatttcataATGATAGAACGTCCAACGTTACCAAAGCTACTATCGATCAGTTTCTTTCCGCACATTTGTTTCccttaaaacataataatttatctgatgtctccctctctctttttctgtcaTATTATACTGTAACACTAtacgatttcttttttctcgatatGTTTCATTACGTATTATtgattcacacacacacacattcaaatcaaataaatttacataatcgcgcttattatatttatccatTTTTCGCTCTTAGTTCCTATACAGATGATTTTCATCATTTCGTTAACATTAAATTGcctaatataaatctaatatataaatatttcaaaaagcaGAGCTGgcatgtcttttttttctcaatgcaACTTTTGCTTTTTTTGCTTTCATCTTCTTACTCGTCTATGTCACATTCACTTGTATTATTCCGATCATCGTTCTCAATAGTAATAGTCTTCTTCCTTTCACTTCAGCTGACACTGGAATTCCTTTCCACTGTTTGAGCTTCTTTATCTCGTCGCATTGGCTCCTTGATATTTTTCCACCCTATTTCAAAGATAGTTTTGGGAAAAATCAGGAGTAATGCTTTACACTTTAGCCTGTTTCTATCAGACACCTTTTCCATTTTCGTGAAAACCGAAGATACATAACTCTTGAAATGACTTGCAAGACAAAGTTCTGTCGCAGTagaaatttgtgataaaaattcattgaaaaatgtttgtgTCAAAGTAATAAATTCCATAGGACCAGAAGCCAGAAATGATTGCTTTGAGCCAAGCGGTTTTGAATACTGTGCTGAAACTGAATCTCGCTTTTTCATGAACAAAGCTTATCTTAATACGTAGAATAAAAGAATGTGAGCAatggatataaaatgtaaatcgaCTTATCCTTGCAAAGAATGAGAggtctttaaatttttatggctCGCGCAATAATCCAATATCAATAGACATGACGCCcagaaactttaaattaaaacagaaatGTTTCCAATCGgtgtgcaaatattttaaattgaaatgtttCCAATCGttgtgcaaatattttctcattggtgtttgttattatttttgttattccaTTTTCAAAGAACCacgaatgaattaaatttgaatttcttataaaatttgtttttcttttattacaacaaaaataaattgattaatggtATTTATGTAATCAGAAATTTTTTGCtggagagaaataatttgtcaatattttactgatgatattattaaataaatttgaaatgccACTGagtagagataaaaataaatttattcataagcTATTTTGAGGATACCTTACAACAGTTTAAAAGAGTCaacttgttttatattttgattttgttcatgaaataaaatttgtttcttgaaaaaaagagaggcaGAATAATGATACAAATAATCTGCGACAAATTCTTTTCTAGCCATTTTATATCTTGAGTTCATGTTTGATTCCATTttcttatacaaatatacataaacaaaCAACAAatctgttaatttttaaaagtaattcaaAGTTGCAAAATTTCACAGTtgtgtttattaatttccttTATTCTTCcagaaaaaacattaatttttttattaatcttaaatctATTGTAATACAttgtatttatcaataaatatacatataaagaatactacaatttttagtcaCTTTTTGCATACTCATTCCATTTCAAACTCTTTtgcatcttttatttctttctctttctttgagagttataaaaaattatttaaaattaaatttgcaatttaaatttattaatagattagtAAGTCAACGTGACTCATCCGATcttcaatttatttgtttgcgatattaaaatattagttaaCATATAACAATGAGGATTAAAAACaatgagaattataatattcataaaagttgtagattacaaaaatattaaaattactaaagtttgttttattaaaatcacgcAACTTTGTTCTTTCTGGGACATGAAAAttaggaaaataataataattaatgtatttcattatataatttaatttacatttcaaacaaaaaaaacctatagctttaaaatttagatttaataaataaaagttgactattcatatttaatttatgttagtCAATAAGATTTCCGTAGTCAATTGCATAATGGTGGAATATATTTGCACATGTGTAGTGTGTGTCTATCACATttccataatttataaactgatAACTGCTAAATTACTGGCTACAATTGTCATTGACAATTTTAACAATTCACTTATAATCATAACAATAATGTCATATTTACTCGGATTACGGTGACATTATTGCGCATTCAAATGCACACGCTGTATGCATTGTAATTTAGATACATCTAACATCTGATATCATTATGCGTAAGCTGTAGAtatcatgtatacatataatagttcaatattttgattatcttaaataatgtttGATCATGCTTATCTGTAATGCAATGGCAATTGCATCGTTAAATATAACAGCAACAATAGCTGATTCAGAGAAACAGCACGGATAGTGGAGGTAGTATGATTGTTTCTTATCAGCTGTCTGTTTCTCTCGTAAAGGCTTTGACTTGATTTACTCACAAATGACGATTCTTGTACTATTTTtaagtgaaataataaatatatgagtaGAAATACATGAgtggaataataaatatatgaattagaaaaaaattttgaaattaatatcagattaatattatttcaatgttcACTCATCCTTtatcatatattctttatttttaacttgtcAGAACTCTTCATCGTTCTaatcataaatgatataaaactaTCTACatctctatattaaataataattcttttttatttgccgTCCAACCTTTTATTTCAGAAGAGAACACTCATATTCTCTAAGatacacgtatacatatatttatttatgagatCATTTTTCGGACAGATATGTAATATACGTGCAAAGAATGAAAACGACCAAATTATAATGGAACGAGTGATATATCCTTGTGTGTGTTGGTGATATTAATCCATTTATCATTCTTACGTCAGATTCTCGATGTTCATAAAAGCATGAATAATCGCTATACACCGTATGATAAGAGCGATGCTGATCGTTCAAAAAAGTACCTATCGttctttttacattctaaTAATGCAAGATTACTCAgcattaattttagttttgcCGTCATTTTGAGGCTGTCGGTCGAGAATGAACATGAAAACACTGATCCGCATTGACGGATCGTAACTTGGTTTCGTCCGGTTGAATCCggtttaatcttatttataaacgCGAGAGAAGATACataataatgaagaataaCAATTTTGTTTCCTTCATCTTAATCGTGCACAaactgcaaatatatatatgttttcatgtatgcgaaaaatttagaataaaaatataatatataatttatacataataatatttaaaattattattttaatataaagcgaaatatttcttgttaaaaaagtataataaacaaattttgataGCATACTTCGACATTGTTTTCGTCTCTTttaatcaactttttttttttttgaactaTATAGTGAGTGTTATGTACTTGTCCAATAAAACgtgaaaaaacataaaataataagtatgtatataaatatatgataacaaAAATACGGATCGGGAGATGGGTCAGCAGGCATTAATggcgagaaaaagatttcCCACTTTTACCGACAAAGATAATCTTCTTACACAAAAGTGCCCCCGGCATCTGAGACTAAGGAACACCGATAAAGATAAACGAGCTTTCGTGCTTAAGGATTAACCGAGTGGTCGCGTGTCCCGTAACGATCGATGAAGCGACGAATCAACGGAGAAAAGAGCCGGCTCCCTAAGTCGCTAAGTAAGTAGTAACGACCGTGCATGGACGGACAACGTGACGACAGTGGATGCCCCTCCGCATCCGTTACTGAGGATTTTCAAGCAAACCACATATGGCTGCTTGTCCACGGAGTAACAAATGAGAGATTGTTAACGTTATTCTAAACTTTGCGAGATATCTTACAAGTATCTACCCACCTTAATACGcttgaatatatgtatttgcgaTAAATCCGGCAGTAGAATTTAtagctatttattttatattatatatttatactattatgtaatttaatttaaaataaacaagttGTGTCATATAATCTAAGGAGcccaaaaataatgaaatatgtatacgcGTTTTTAATCCTCTatgtctctttctccctctcttatgattataaaaatttttttataattattccctCTTCTTGTTAatctatcttaattttttatagatatagagATCAGAGAATGCGCAAGTTCTTCTAAGAGTCTGCACTTACTACAGAGGGATTGGTAATGGTCGCTGGGGAAGGTTCCGGATGGGCATAGACCCGGTCGGCCGAGCTTGTAGAGTTGCTGGAGCGCGGTGCGATCGACAGGTCCGTAATTACACACGAGTACCTCGACTCGATTCCCAAACCTGCCGGGCGTCGCCGCGGTCTTGTTCAAGTCGGGCGTGTAAATCGCGCGGCCGCAACCAACGTAAATGAACGTCGCCGATGCGAGGGAAATGTAAGAGGGGGAGGATTGCAACGCCGCGTCAGAGTAGTTCACTAGTCTGAAAGGTACGATTATCTGGACTAAATGAAGGTGGTTGGGTCTTCCCCCCCCATTGCAGCGCAACTTGAATTCAAATTAGGATGGGAGAAGCTTTTCattcaatttgaaatattcacgcaagtttcgaaaaattaaaaatgtgtcttataaatttatctcgaaTGTTACAAATCGTTGAAAGTTGGAAatagtttttatcaaaaatatgtataataattttaaaagacataTTTTACCTATAaggagaatattataaaagttatctaaatattaattatatgtcaattaatattttctaaactcttctatttatctatttatctgtctatttatttatttcctctctattataaatttatttaataaataaataaatttaaataaataatgtcgtTGTgctgtagatatatataaaaaaagataagataatttGTCTTCTCGTATACTTCTTTCAAACGACTTTACAGGGTTAAAGCTCGAAACTGATATTATATCacacatttttatgtatcCTATAGGAAATTGAAACCTTTTTTTCCTATCAGaccggaataaaaaaaaaaagacggcAGCAGCTCATAGCTGCTGGGGGATCCATGTATACCGGACTATCGACGAGTAATTTGGGCTGGTACAATAGCACTCTCGATTTCCAATTTATCGAGAGAATACGCGATTTTGATTGTTCCCGACGACAGAAGAAGAACACCACCCGCTATTTCTCTATCTCCACCCTCTGTTCTATAGAATCGGTCTTCGCTCATTTTCCCTGACGGTCAAGTCGACcgtttttcatttatctcCTTTCTTCTAACCTTCTCCCAGTATACTGGCTTTACAAAGATAAAGATGAGCTGTCACTTGAGGCATCAAGAAAAGCCcgcatattatatcaaatattgaaataatttagatatttttatagaacatTATCTTcctaaaattagatttttgcattatatatgtatactctaTATCGTgcactatatatgtatgcattatatatatatatacattatttatgtatactctattgatattttttctgctaaatataaaaaaaaatatgagaaaaaagaaataggtacttttaatattataggaTTAGATATCTAAGTCCAATATATTcacattacaaaatttatatgcattccACTTTTATaagtaaacattttataaacaattgtacatttttatattttttggaagagaaaataaaagatatatatatatatatatatatatatatatatatatatatatttaagattctttttgatttattcatattcttgttttcaaattttaattttaactcagAGGGagaagagagtgagaaaggaTATCGCTGGGATATAGATGCAAAATCTAAAATCAGCACTAAGTCCCATGAGACTACCGTGATCGCGGGCAATAGCAGAAACGAGGGTGGATACATAGGATGAAATAGAGGATCGTGAAAAGACGAGAGGAAGATGAGGGGTGGCGAGGAACAGAGCGGTAGCCGCAAACCTTCCCCCGAAATTTGGCGGATAGAGTTAGCTGTGTCTACACACTGAATCGAACATCGGTCATTCACAAAGGAATGCTAGAGTCTCTCGACACAAAGGAATCGTTCCGATCAACTCGGCTCGGGCTATTGTACCTTCTTCTCGATGGCATCGCGATTTCGTGCGTTACCATCGACCTACATACGCAGGAGTGAAGGAAACAGCGCGTATGTATTTACGCCGATTCTGTCGCACGATTTgcatatacaaggtgtcccatATCTATCCAGCCAtcctttatttctttataatgtgTCTTTGACCGAtttgaaatcgattttttttcaagagacCGTAGTGTAGTTAAGCTATAAGCAGTTGAGAAAATAAAGGTATTTTCACGCGTCATgttgaaaattaagatttaaaaatgcaaagagAATAACActattcttctttaattttaatacatttttttaagtaaactctttactttataataaattcttcattCAAGAAGTGATCAAGAAGATATTTACTGTTAAGGATTGAGAATTTGTACGACCAATGATAAATGATCTTCTCTCGACGTTTTCGCCAACGAGAAATTGGTCAAAAGATCCATCTAAGTGAAAGATGGCTCGCTAGATacgggacatcctgtatatccTGCATGTACATCGTTCACACACTTTTGAATTTTACCCGATTTTCGCGTTGTCGAAGTGCTGTACCTCGTTGTACCACGATGTAATATGAAAGTGAATTCTTTTCCTACTCGTACTATGTTCCATTTTGTCCATGTTGAGTACGTTCACATTCTGACGTACTCCAAATCGTTCTGCAACGAGCGACCCGTTTCAATAAGGCATCCGTATGCACTCCGACCTCGGTATAGTAATCGTTTTGAGAAGCGTTATAACAAGGTTCGTTCATCGAATTCTCTgtcttattaacaataaaactcttgactctctctttctctattataattttgcaaatatcgaAATtgctgtaatttaatttaaaaaagtttcgcATTTGATATGTTCAGGAAAATATTGTACCgtcaatattcttattatcataatacaGAAGTCATTTTTGCGTATTATTAGCATCTAAATCCGAATAAATTCGATGGAAATTCGAAAAAGCTTGATTAGAAAATTAGAGGGTTCTCAATCTTGTGTACATAATGCAACGCATACACGCGCGTTGTTGTTTCGGCGGCCGTATCGATGGAACAATTTCGCGTCTGCACGGGTTATtggatattgaaaaataacggCGAGAGAATGAGGGGAAGGGAGGGatgaaaaatgagatatatcCGTTGGAGTTACTTGCCAATGTCTCGGCACTCATCCGTCTCGAAGAGCTTGCACTGCAACGCCCATCTACGCGCTATAACGGCGAGTTCGTCGTCCCAGATCTGTCGAAACAAATGACGCTTCAAATGCCGCCTCCGCCACCCTCGggataaatgattaaatattgcgCGTGTTCCGTCGATTTTTCTACCAATTCCATCATGATCCTCGCGGCAGGCTGCGGCCCGGGATTTCCGCGGCTCTCCTTGCCGTTCGCTATAATGAcccgataaaaattatgactaTGGAGCACGGTTTCGATATCCTCCTCGTCGAGATCGCTAAACTCCATATCGATGCAATCCGCGTTCTCGCAATCGGTCTGCAGAAGAATGAGTAgcgattataaaatgataatacattctttaattacaaaaagaaatgtttctcgactataatatattaagtatagGAAGTGCGTGTTATGTTTTTACTAAAACGATTAAGGTTAAACATTTGGCTGTCGAGGATTACGAATATCGTATCAGCATGTTTTGTCACAACTttgaatattgatttattaaatagaatattcaatattgaatattgaatattaactCGCTATTCTAATCGATCGAATGCAGTTTACATGTATTCAATATTACCCAAGcagtttctataaatatttacaggGAACAAGCACATGGTGTGATTGGAACAAATACggcaataatttttgttctcaTGGTCGCGCGTCGATAATATCTTTCCTCTCGCCCCGCTATAGTCGTAACGCGCGAGGAAGAATAACAGACAAAAGGTGCAAACTGTCATCCCCGGATCGAACTTCATCATCGTCAACGCCATATCGCCGCCGTCGTCGCTGCCGCGAAATTGGTCGCGCGCGTCAGCTGCAATTGCGCTTCAGCTGAGCGATTTGCGCACAGCTTAATCGCgagcttttcttcttttttttcctcgccgCGAGTTGCCCAACTTCAAACCGCGCGAATCAATTTAGCAACTTCGACAGTTCGAGATGCCTGAATTGGTAGGGAAATTTATCGCGCAACCGAACGGAAATTCATATCGCCTCTATACGCGAACCGACTTGCCAAGCCGGTCTGGTCTTGCGCTTGATCGATGCGCGAGCCGAAAACGAGACGCATATACCTAAGCAACGCATCGCGCAAACTATTTCAATTCCGCATTTATTACGGACCGAGAATTCGCGGCTGCGTATAGAGAAAACGAAATCGCTGCCAGGACGGCCCGCTGATAAATTGTCTCTCGCCTGCCACTCGGCAgaccgatatttttatttgcttacaTGGCATATTGCTTTATATCAATAACCACATTTATTTatcctccttctccttcttttcGCGTTGCGAAGTATTGCGATGCTTGTATCGCGTATCGTTTAATTCGCGCATATTTGAAACTCGCGTTGCATTTTAGTGATTAAGTGATTCTTGGTCATTCAATATGATAGATAATCACATactttaattacttaatattaataaaatatccaatatatatgtaatattatattgtaatataaattatcacaatttattACCAGAagtcgatattaaataattatagagataAGAAAGTACAAACTGAATGTTAAGTCCGTATCAAAATGAAAGCGATAGTGAAAAGcaaggattaaaaaaaatgaaataaaatataaaaaaactatactCGTGACTATACAAGATACGATTCGTAGAACAATTTCTTAACGTTTATTCTCCCCCTAAGAGCGATTCATAAAGCTCTCTATAGTAATTCTGGCGTAGCGGGTCGAAATTTGTTTGTTCGATCGTTTCCCCACGGGAGATGTTATAGCGTGTAAACGTGCTTGTTCGGCAAGTTCCTCGCTTCTGCTTTGCCGTGTACGCGTCTTTTCATTTCGCCTAAGCCGCCTCTCGTATCATTACTGTTTCAATACGCATGGGAGATAAGAACTTCTCAAGTAGCGTCGCACGAGACCGCCGAACATTTCGCCATCTCTTCTCTCGCCGTATCG is part of the Cataglyphis hispanica isolate Lineage 1 chromosome 1, ULB_Chis1_1.0, whole genome shotgun sequence genome and encodes:
- the LOC126853604 gene encoding venom allergen 3-like; translated protein: MRLVFGSRIDQAQDQTGLTDCENADCIDMEFSDLDEEDIETVLHSHNFYRVIIANGKESRGNPGPQPAARIMMELIWDDELAVIARRWALQCKLFETDECRDIERFGVRQNVNVLNMDKMEHSTSRKRIHFHITSWYNEVQHFDNAKIGLVNYSDAALQSSPSYISLASATFIYVGCGRAIYTPDLNKTAATPGRFGNRVEVLVCNYGPVDRTALQQLYKLGRPGLCPSGTFPSDHYQSLCKLCLASHFKSYVSSVFTKMEKVSDRNRLKCKALLLIFPKTIFEIGWKNIKEPMRRDKEAQTVERNSSVS